The Xiphophorus hellerii strain 12219 chromosome 5, Xiphophorus_hellerii-4.1, whole genome shotgun sequence genome window below encodes:
- the LOC116719645 gene encoding Kv channel-interacting protein 2-like: MKSRSQDQSLSDSRELDRSFDPLTGNPLTKPNKKTIKQRFLKLLPCYHSGSSSSITQRSLTEEGELSTVRYRPEGLDNLVQQTNFSKKELQVLYRGFKNECPSGVVNEDTFKSIYSHFFPQGDSSMYAHFLFEAFDTHNNGLVSFEDFAVSLSIILRGSITDKLNWAFNLYDLNKDGCITREEMTDIMHSIYNMMGKHTYPSMRDSAPKEHVDRFFQKMDKNKDGVVTIEEFLETCQKDENIMHSMHLFDNVI, from the exons ATGAAATCCAGGAGTCAGGATCAGAGTCTCTCTGACTCCAGAGAGCTGGACAGATCCTTCGATCCGCTCACAG GTAACCCTCTTACCAAACCcaacaaaaagacaattaaACAGCGCTTCCTCAAACTTCTGCCCTGCTATCACTCCGGCTCCAGCTCTTCAATTACTCAAA GAAGTTTAACTGAAGAGGGGGAGCTGTCCACAGTGCGTTACAGACCTGAGGGACTTGACAATCTGGTTCAGCAGActaatttcagcaaaaaggaGCTGCAGGTTCTTTACCGGGGAttcaaaaat GAGTGCCCCAGTGGTGTTGTGAACGAGGATACGTTTAAAAGTATCTACTCCCACTTCTTCCCACAGGGAG atTCAAGTATGTACGCACATTTCCTGTTTGAAGCCTTTGACACCCACAACAATGGACTGGTTAGCTTTGAA GACTTTGCGGTAAGTCTGTCCATCATTTTAAGAGGATCCATCACTGACAAACTGAACTGGGCCTTCAATCTGTATGACCTGAACAAGGATGGCTGCATCACCAGAGAA GAGATGACAGACATAATGCACTCTATCTACAACATGATGGGGAAGCATACTTACCCCAGCATGAGGGACAGCGCTCCAAAGGAACATGTTGACAGGTTCTTCCAG AAAATGGACAAGAATAAAGATGGAGTGGTCACCATTGAGGAATTCTTGGAAACATGCCAAAAG GATGAAAACATCATGCACTCCATGCACTTGTTTGACAATGTCATCTGA
- the LOC116719644 gene encoding zinc finger protein OZF-like isoform X1: MEAGFNPTVLLDGLDVKQMLMVKEEAPEDHRSVAELHDPNPHQIKEEQEEVCISLGGEQLNKKEEIDVIRFPVSTTPIKSEDEVQSILLSQNLYHDQIKGRDLPEENDEGESIKIEEIEPSPQSSETEDSENDEEDDDVNHVSELKHLSDSGLKTSDKSNAWKSNGDILNKSFSSFEFDVPSYSLQTGGAHSQIGSSSSVDNSKCFTEEKNADSQTKVQTEGKFSCEDCGKTFARKNTLNRHKRTHTGQKPFCCDVCGQRFNLKQTLNIHMRIHTGQKPFCCDLCGQSFSHKSTLIRHRRVHTGEKPFCCDFCGQRFTDKGSLNTHRRIHTGQKPYCCDLCGQRFRQKLHVNIHMTVHTGQKPYCCDICGKRLGHKVSLSTHMRIHTGQKPFCCDICGQRFSQKSNLNTHMRIHIAETFL, from the exons ATGGAGGCTGGTTTCAACCCCACGGTTCTGCTGGACGGGTTAG atgttaaGCAGATGCTGATGGTTAAAGAAGAAGCTCCTGAAGACCACCGATCTGTTGCTGAGCTGCATGACCCAAACCCGCACCAGATAaaggaggagcaggaagaagtCTGCATCAGTCTGGGAGGAGAGCAGCTCAACAAGAAGGAGGAGATTGATGTCATCAGGTTTCCAGTCTCTACTACTCCTATAAAGAGTGAGGATGAAGTACAGTCCATTCTGCTCTCACAGAATCTTTATCACGACCAAATTAAAGGCAGAGATCTTCCAGAAGAGAATGATGAAGGTGAATCCATCAAGATTGAAGAAATCGAACCATCTCCACAATCTTCTGAGACTGAAGATTCTGAGAATGACGAAGAGGACGATGATGTAAACCATGTCTCTGAGTTGAAACACTTGTCAGATTCTGGACTGAAAACTAGTGACAAGAGCAATGCCTGGAAGTCAAATGGAGACATTCTTAACAAATCTTTTAGCTCATTTGAGTTTGATGTTCCCAGTTACTCTCTTCAGACTGGTGGAGCACATTCACAAATAGGGTCTTCAAGCTCAGTTGATAAtagtaaatgttttacagaggaGAAAAACGCAGATTCACAAACTAAAGTACAGACAGAAGGGAAGTTTAGCTGTGAAGACTGTGGAaaaacatttgctagaaaaaatactttaaacagACATAAGAGAACCCACACAGGACAGAAACCTTTCTGTTGTGATGTTTGTGGACAAAGATTTAACCTgaaacaaactttaaacatacacatgagaatccacacGGGACAGAAACCTTTCTGTTGTGATCTTTGTGGACAAAGTTTTAGCCATAAATCGACTTTAATCAGACACAGGAGAgtccacacaggagagaaacctttctgttgtgatttttgtggACAAAGATTTACCGATAAAGGAAgtttaaacacacacaggagAATCCACACAGGACAGAAACCTTACTGTTGTGATCTTTGTGGACAAAGATTTAGACAAAAATTACATGTAAACATACACATGACAGTCCACACAGGACAGAAGCCTTACTGTTgtgatatttgtggaaaaagacTTGGCCATAAAGTAAGTTTAAGCAcacacatgagaattcacacaggacAGAAACCTTTCTGTTGTGATATTTGTGGACAAAGATTTAGTCAGAAATCTAACTTAAATAcacacatgagaattcacataGCAGAAACCTTTCTGTAG
- the LOC116719644 gene encoding zinc finger protein OZF-like isoform X2, with translation MLMVKEEAPEDHRSVAELHDPNPHQIKEEQEEVCISLGGEQLNKKEEIDVIRFPVSTTPIKSEDEVQSILLSQNLYHDQIKGRDLPEENDEGESIKIEEIEPSPQSSETEDSENDEEDDDVNHVSELKHLSDSGLKTSDKSNAWKSNGDILNKSFSSFEFDVPSYSLQTGGAHSQIGSSSSVDNSKCFTEEKNADSQTKVQTEGKFSCEDCGKTFARKNTLNRHKRTHTGQKPFCCDVCGQRFNLKQTLNIHMRIHTGQKPFCCDLCGQSFSHKSTLIRHRRVHTGEKPFCCDFCGQRFTDKGSLNTHRRIHTGQKPYCCDLCGQRFRQKLHVNIHMTVHTGQKPYCCDICGKRLGHKVSLSTHMRIHTGQKPFCCDICGQRFSQKSNLNTHMRIHIAETFL, from the coding sequence ATGCTGATGGTTAAAGAAGAAGCTCCTGAAGACCACCGATCTGTTGCTGAGCTGCATGACCCAAACCCGCACCAGATAaaggaggagcaggaagaagtCTGCATCAGTCTGGGAGGAGAGCAGCTCAACAAGAAGGAGGAGATTGATGTCATCAGGTTTCCAGTCTCTACTACTCCTATAAAGAGTGAGGATGAAGTACAGTCCATTCTGCTCTCACAGAATCTTTATCACGACCAAATTAAAGGCAGAGATCTTCCAGAAGAGAATGATGAAGGTGAATCCATCAAGATTGAAGAAATCGAACCATCTCCACAATCTTCTGAGACTGAAGATTCTGAGAATGACGAAGAGGACGATGATGTAAACCATGTCTCTGAGTTGAAACACTTGTCAGATTCTGGACTGAAAACTAGTGACAAGAGCAATGCCTGGAAGTCAAATGGAGACATTCTTAACAAATCTTTTAGCTCATTTGAGTTTGATGTTCCCAGTTACTCTCTTCAGACTGGTGGAGCACATTCACAAATAGGGTCTTCAAGCTCAGTTGATAAtagtaaatgttttacagaggaGAAAAACGCAGATTCACAAACTAAAGTACAGACAGAAGGGAAGTTTAGCTGTGAAGACTGTGGAaaaacatttgctagaaaaaatactttaaacagACATAAGAGAACCCACACAGGACAGAAACCTTTCTGTTGTGATGTTTGTGGACAAAGATTTAACCTgaaacaaactttaaacatacacatgagaatccacacGGGACAGAAACCTTTCTGTTGTGATCTTTGTGGACAAAGTTTTAGCCATAAATCGACTTTAATCAGACACAGGAGAgtccacacaggagagaaacctttctgttgtgatttttgtggACAAAGATTTACCGATAAAGGAAgtttaaacacacacaggagAATCCACACAGGACAGAAACCTTACTGTTGTGATCTTTGTGGACAAAGATTTAGACAAAAATTACATGTAAACATACACATGACAGTCCACACAGGACAGAAGCCTTACTGTTgtgatatttgtggaaaaagacTTGGCCATAAAGTAAGTTTAAGCAcacacatgagaattcacacaggacAGAAACCTTTCTGTTGTGATATTTGTGGACAAAGATTTAGTCAGAAATCTAACTTAAATAcacacatgagaattcacataGCAGAAACCTTTCTGTAG
- the armh3 gene encoding armadillo-like helical domain-containing protein 3, with product MSQVEKKAGLLRRTSSSKKPLKEKVVLMYDEIFAKEDPAKNNPRFWDELFLMKVNLEYLESKLESVNGEEVQRIQDNINSLFHHCVQALGEEHQIKVVNALQTLCALFRGVHQKNKSASGFDIINMLMGFDKAEQRMKDLMERLDSLLCGDSSESLKSLCLKLLLCLVTVTDNISQNTILEYVMINSIFEAILQILSDPSSRGQHGYDAVVLLALLVNYRKYESVNPYIVKLSIVDDEPTLDGMGVVLHQALTEYNRQYKDKEEENQGGFFSTLTSMVGSMFIADVDEKLSVQTNEAILLALYEAVHLNRNFITVLAQSHPEIDIAVTPTTPTPTTPTTPLGTTPPSLDVMNNPELPLDPNLQTSNLLITFLKYASIVMQDTKDEHRLNSARLCLIILTCIAEDQYADAFLHDDNINFRVSLHRMPMRHRKKAPGKNIPSRPLVCAVLDLMVEFIVTHMMKDFPMDLYLRCVQIIHKLLCYQKKCRIRLHYTWRELWSALINLLKFLLSNETTLLAKHNIFHLALLVVNLFNMFITYGDTFLPTSNSYDELYYEIVRMHQVFDNLYCMVLRVSTNTGQWKEAASKVTHALVNIRAIVNHFNPKIESYAAVNHISQLSEEQVLEVVRSHYDTLTLKLQDGLDQFERYSEQPKEAAFFKELVRSISLNVRKNVSLNTLSQDVLLKEFSTIS from the exons ATGTCTCAAGTTGAGAAGAAAGCAGGGCTGCTGAGGAGGACATCATCCTCTAAAAAACCTTTGAAAGAGAAGGTGGTTCTGATGTACGACGAGATTTTTGCT AAAGAAGACCCGGCTAAAAATAACCCTCGCTTCTGGGACGAGCTGTTTCTCATGAAG GTGAACTTGGAGTACCTGGAGTCCAAATTGGAGAGTGTAAATGGGGAGGAAGTGCAACGTATCCAAGACAACATCAACTCCCTGTTTCACCACTGCGTCCAGGCTCTAGGAGAGGAGCACCAGATCAAAGTAGTCAACGCCCTGCAG ACTCTCTGTGCACTTTTCCGAGGGGTTCATCAGAAGAACAAGTCTGCATCCGGCTTCGACATTATTAACATGCTCATGGGCTTTGACAAGGCGGAGCAGAGGATGAAG GACCTGATGGAGAGATTGGACAGCCTACTTTGTGGAGACAGCTCAGAGAGCCTCAAGAGCCTTTGCCTAAAATTGTTACTGTGTTTGGTGACG GTAACAGATAATATAAGCCAGAACACAATTCTGGAATATGTGATGATCAACAGTATTTTTGAAGCTATTCTACAA ATTTTGTCAgatccatccagcagagggcagcatggGTATGACGCAGTGGTTCTTCTGGCGCTTCTGGTCAACTACAGAAAATATGAG TCTGTGAATCCGTACATTGTGAAACTCTCCATTGTGGACGATGAACCGACACTCGAT GGCATGGGCGTGGTCCTTCATCAAGCTCTGACAGAATATAACAG aCAGTACAAAGATAAAGAGGAAGAGAACCAGGGCGGGTTCTTCTCAACTCTCACTAGTATG GTGGGCAGCATGTTTATAGCAGACGTTGATGAGAAACTCTCTGTACA GACAAACGAGGCAATTCTGCTGGCACTTTACGAGGCGGTCCACCTGAACAGAAACTTCATCACAGTGCTGGCACag AGCCATCCTGAGATCGACATCGCAGTCACACCCACCACTCCCACTCCAACAACACCAACAACACCACTCGGCACGACACCACCCTCCCTAGATG TGATGAATAACCCAGAGCTGCCCTTGGATCCCAACCTGCAGACCAGCAACCTTCTCATTACCTTCCTCAAGTATGCCTCTATCGTAATGCAGGATACTAAAG ATGAGCATCGACTCAACAGCGCCAGACTGTGCCTGATCATCCTCACGTGCATCGCTGAG GACCAGTACGCCGATGCCTTTCTTCATGACGACAACATAAACTTCAGAGTCAGCCTTCACAGGATG ccgATGAGACACCGGAAGAAAGCGCCGGGTAAAAACATCCCTTCACGTCCGCTGGTTTGTGCTGTTCTAG ATCTTATGGTGGAGTTTATCGTCACTCATATGATGAAGGATTTCCCCATGGATCTATACTT GCGCTGTGTTCAAATCATTCACAAACTGCTATGTTACCAGAAGAAATGCAGAATCAGACTACACTACACCTGGAGAGAGCTTTGGTCAG CTCTCATCAACCTGCTGAAGTTCCTGCTGTCAAATGAAACAACACTACTGGCCAAACACAACATCTTTCACCTGGCCTTGCTG GTGGTAAACTTGTTCAACATGTTCATAACCTACGGAGACACATTCCTGCCCACATCCAACAGCTACGACGAACTGTATTACGAAATTGTCCGAATGCACCAGGTCTTTGACAACCTCTACTGTATGG TTTTGAGAGTATCCACCAACACAGGACAGTGGAAGGAGGCAGCCAGCAAAGTCACGCACGCCCTCGTCAACATTCG tGCCATCGTCAACCATTTTAATCCCAAGATTGAGTCGTACGCCGCAGTGAACCACATCTCCCAGCTGTCAGAGGAACAG GTGTTGGAGGTGGTCCGCTCCCATTACGACACTCTGACCCTGAAGCTGCAGGACGGTCTGGACCAGTTTGAGAGATATTCAGAGCAGCCAAAAGAAGCTGCGTTCTTCAAGGAGCTG GTGCGCTCCATCAGTCTGAACGTGAGGAAGAACGTCTCTCTGAACACGCTGAGTCAGGACGTGCTGCTCAAAGAGTTCTCCACCATCTCCTGA